caaattcattggggaaatcctgatccaactggattgcagcccttggagggactttgatacccctgctctacacctatAGGGTAATCCTTACCCAAATGTAAACCTGATCCCATCCACTAGCTGGACTAGATCCCGATTTGCTATCCTCCCCCcctctgggaggcctcaaatccTGCTGTACTCATGTGGTGGCTGCCCAGGAGATGGCCATGACCCATCACATTTCCTGCACCATGTCATAGGGATAACTAATGCTGAGACACACAAGCAGATAGAGCAGAGCAGGAGACATTTGGTTAAAGAGCAATAcataggatttttttaaaaaaccatccaTCTTTATTATTAAAATATGTTTTGGGGGTACATGTGGGTAGTGGTAATCATCTAGCATGGGTACACTTTGCTACTGCTTTGGAGGCTTCTGACATGGCAGACTTGGCAAGCTCCCCCGGGAGAACCAGCCTCACTGCATCCTGGATCTCCTGGCTGGTGATGGTGCTTCTCTTGTTATACAGAGCCAGCCTGGCAGCCTCCGAGGCCAGACGCTCAAACATATCGTTGTTGAAACAGTTTAGGATATCCATGGCTGAGCGGGACACGCTCAGTTCAGGGTGCACCTAGTAGAGAGGTTTGTTATTGTGTCAATACCAGCACTGAGATTTGTCGACAGGAAAGGTTGCTATCAGTTTTACAGCTGCCCTGCGGCAGTGGCATAGAGGGAAATTTGTGCCCAGGGCAGGGGGTGCCTGGCATCTCTTTAACCCCGCCTGCTGCTCATGGCAGCCGCATCCTTTCCTCAGGCATCACATTCTGGTTCCAGCAAACAGGATATGACCTTAAAGGGAGGGccgaggccagcatgagcagtgaGTGGTAAGAGCTGTTTGCAGCTGATGAAGCTTCAAAGAGGTACTAGGAGGGGAGAGAGACCCTGCCCCGTGGTCTAAGGAACTGCTAGGCACCCGATATTGTACAAAAGTTTTGTGATAGTTGCAGTAACTTTTCTTAACACGCATTAAGCCATTAGAGAAGAATCTGCAGCCATCTGGAGACCTACTGCCCATCAGTCACTTCTGCAAGTACAGTGAGAACTGGAATAATGACAAACTTCCAATtcttctacagcaggggtctcaaagtccctccttgagggctgcaatccagttgggttttcaggatttccccaatgaatatgcatgagatctatgtgcatgcactgctttcaatgcatattcatgggggaaatcctgaaaacccactggattgcggccctcaaggagggactttgagatccctgttccaCAGTAAGATATCTGATCACAGGAAGCCCCCACcctataaaaaacaaaacaaacaaccccccctccccccaaacagcgTTAGTTACAAAACTAGACAAATGTATCGTGCATTCAAAGGTACAAACCTTGCATTTTTAGCAGACTGATGTCCCAGCCTGGTCTCTATTATGATGTGATATATAGATATTGGAAGTTTGATACACAATAATTGGGTGGGAGGTAAACCTAGCTTTGAAATCTTCAAGAACCCAACACAATGTAGCACGAGTCAGCTGTTGGTCATttatctacagcagtgtttcaaCTGGGgcctggagcacccccttgccagtcaggttttcaggatatccacactgaatatgcataaaaagtTAAGATTTTCATACACTGCCTCCACAGTATGCAAatttgtttcatgcatattcactgtggatatcctgaaaacctgactggcaagggggcactccaggaccgagttgaaacactgatctacagcagtggttcccaaccatgtcctggaggaccagcagccaGTCAGAGATCGGCATCTAATGGAGGTTTCAGGCATacaatctgccccatgcattttagggctatcctgaaaatccgactgactggtggtccttcaggacagggttgggatctacaggatttaaaaaagggagTTCCTAGCTTTATTATTGGTATGCCATGGAATCATCTCTGGTGAAAGTTTAAAGGCCCATCTCAAGACTACGAAAACCCCTAGACCTCCCGAGGAGGACAAGACCCAGAGCTTTTGGTATTCTGTCGATTGGAGTACTGCTTCAGTTCTCTTGCTTTCTCCTTTTAACTCATTAATTGCTTAGCTGTTACTACAGTTATGAAAGGCACTATATCAAAGAGATCAATAATATATTGAACCTTAATGTTAAGGGGCCATTAGCACCCTTGGTAACCATATTTTTAAACAGTCAAGAGTTAATTCTAAAGTTAACACAGGCAGGTCGAACAAGCAGGATGTCATCTAACAGCTCCCATTGGATGGAAATTTCAATAGCTCAGGTTTTCATTAAATCCTGTGTTCAGATGAActgcggcaaagaaggcaaatagaatgttgggcatgataaagaaaggaatctcgagtagatcggagaaagtaataatgccgctttatagggcaatggtcagacctcacttggaatactgcgtccaacattggtctccctacctaaagaaggatataaaactgctggagagggtgcagagacgagcaactaaactagttaagggtatggagaaactggtatatgaggatcgacttaaaacactgggattgttctcccttgagaaaaggagactgcggggggatatgatcgagactttcaaaatactgaaaggaatcgacaaaatagagcagagaagattatttacattgtccaatttgacacggacaagaggacatgaaatgaagctaaggggggacaagttcaggactaatgtcaggaagttctgcttcacacagagagtggtggacatctggaatactctcccaggggagattattgcggaatcgacagtcccaggcttcaaaagcaaactagatgcatatctccttgagaaaggcatataaagatatggtggctataaaataaaccaggtgtatacctggcggggcctccgcgtgtgcggatcgccggacttgatggaccgaaggtctgatccggagatggcgcttcttatgttcttatgcttcatTACCATGTTCCTGGGCAATTCCAGGCCATGTTTTGGACCTCACAGGTATTGTCAGAGCTCTCTGGGAATGCAGGTGGTTTCAGCAGCTGTCTACTCCCAGCAAGGCCTCTGAACTTGTAGGGGGGAAAGACCAGCATTCTGTAGCTTCAGTAAAGCCCTCTGTTTCTCAGTGTCCTGTAGCTGTAGAGCTCAGTGTTTCAAGCCAGTGTCCAAGTGGAGCCCCGCCTGGGAGGCAGATTGCATGAGGTCAGCATACTTGGCTGCTGTTACCCATCATGGGCTTTAGAGAGACCCTAGAAGGCACAGGATCATGGCTCCGGCTTCCCTAGCAGGGAAGAGCAGTTCTGAAGGCTTGGAGCCTGAAGAGAGGTTCTCAAGATCCAGGGGGCTGAGCTGGATCCCTGCCAACTCTCCAGGGAAGAAATCCCCTAGAGGACTGCTGTTCAtatagaaaaaaagaataaagttaaATACTTAAATTAAGAGCAGAAGATCCATCTGCCTGGGAAAGCAGACCGAAGAGACCAAGGCAGACATGGTGTTGCCTGGGCTCACCCAGCAGGGATAGGCTTCTGCACATGTTTGAGAtcttaaagaaaggaaaaacctggagctattgtgtgtgtgtggggagtttCCATCCAATGGGAGCTGTTGATGTCATCACCTACACTTACCCTGCTGTTCATGGAGAACCTtctttacaggtaagtaacttctaAAGTGCTCTTAATTTCAGGCACCTTATCGAGTCGGCTTTGGTTGCAGCTTGATTTACTGCCAACAACCCCCTTCCAGTCTGCCTCCTGGTTGAGCTAGGCTAGTTATTAGTTCTAACTGACAGGTCCTAGCCTTActtgtttcagaattttgaagaTGAAGCTAGAATATGTTGCCTTCTTCTTCCCCTTCTTTGTCTTTAGGGCAGGCTCTTTTGCTTTGCTGGCTCCAGCCTCCTCCTTCACAACAGCAACTGGTACATGCTTCATACTGACTGCAACAGAAAGGCAAGTGTAGCTTCAGGAGTCAGGCCTGGCTCAATCCATTAGATCCTGTCCCCCCCTACTGCTGTAAACAAGGGCACTAAACCCCCATCTGGCATGTCTTCCTCCATGccaggagaggaaagggaagagggagagatgttgggacCAGGATTTTGGCACCCTGGACCAGTGGTCTGTAGCTTGAGCCATCCCTGCCAGGGTCAGATGCAGTCTCGGGAGTGTTCCAACCTTATGTTGAGTGGATGGGGAAAGCAGTTGCACATTGCATCTTGGTCTACCTTAAACGCTATGTTAAGTCACCTCATTTTCCTTGTTTAGAACATGGGGTTCCACCTTCTGCCACTCATTAGCCTTAACAGTTTGGCTTGTGAGACAAGCCACACAGCCATGGTTCAAATTAGCAAGTGTACCAAAACAGAATTAGGCCACCACAAGATtagcacatgggggggggggggaggtagatcACCCACCTTGGAG
The nucleotide sequence above comes from Geotrypetes seraphini chromosome 5, aGeoSer1.1, whole genome shotgun sequence. Encoded proteins:
- the LOC117361525 gene encoding histone H2B-like, translating into MKHVPVAVVKEEAGASKAKEPALKTKKGKKKATYSSFIFKILKQVHPELSVSRSAMDILNCFNNDMFERLASEAARLALYNKRSTITSQEIQDAVRLVLPGELAKSAMSEASKAVAKCTHAR